A segment of the Candidatus Microthrix subdominans genome:
CCTTGCGACGGACCAGCTTCTCCTCGACCACCTGGCGGACGGCCCGCAAACGATCTTCGCTCATCGAGCGGATGGTGATCGTGCCCTCTCCGAGCTCCGCCGCAGAGCCGGTGTCCCGGAAGTCGAAGCGGGTCGACACCTCGCGGGCCGCCTGATCCATGGCGTTGGTGACCTCTTGGTGGTCGACCTCGGAGGAGATGTCAAAGCTGGGCATGTTGGGCCTTCCTGGGATGACGGTGGACGGAACCTTGGTGCAGTGTGCCGTGGCGCCGGCAGCTTGGCCAGCGCCACGGATGGGGAACGTTGTCGGGTGTGCCCCGAGCGGCGGCCCCCGCTATCGTGTCCGGGCTGAGGGTCGGTGCCCGAGTGGACAAAGGGAGCGGACTGTAACTCCGCCGGCTTAGCCTTCGTAGGTTCAAATCCTACCCGGCCCACCAGTTCAACAGGCCCGCCTCGGCGGGCCTGTTGCGCGCCCGGGGTCGTCAACTCTTGGGCGCCAGCATCCGTTGCATCAGCACCACGTCAAGCCAGCGGCCAAACTTGCGACCGACTTCTTGCTCCCGTCCGACGATGCTGAACCCCGCCCGTTCGTGGAGTGCGATCGAGGCCTGGTGTCCGCCGACGATCTTGGCCATCACCGTATGAAAGCCGTGGTCGGTGGCCAGCGCGACCAGCTCGGTCAGCAACGTCGACCCGATGCCTTCGCCCTGGTGGTCCCGGTGCACGTACACCGAGTCCTCACACGTCGTGGCGTAGCCGGCCCGCTCTCTGTACCGAGACAACGAACCAAACCCGACAACGACGGGCGTGCCGTCCTCGTTGTCGACCTCGGCGATGACCGCCGAGTACGCGCCGCGGCGCTCGGCCAGCCAGGCAGCTTGACCGTCGACCGTGCGGGGGATCAGGTCGAACGTAACCGTGGACGTCAGCACCTCGAGGTTGTAGATCTCGAGGATCGCCTCGGCATCTGCGGTGGTGGCGGAGCGGAGGCGCATTGCGGCGACGCTACGACGGTGGCCCACCCTCGGTGCAGTCGGCCCACCCCGGGCCGGGCGCAGGCGGCTAGATCTGGATCGGGTAGGTGGCGATGACGGCGACCGAGGCGATGAACAACACCACGGCCAAACCGAGCAGAGAGTGTTCGGTCCGCAGCGCTCGGACCTTGCCGGACAGGGCGGCCAACAGGATCACGCTGGCAAACAGCACCGACGTGAGTGTGTAGTTGTCGCCGTCCTCGTTGGCGGCTATCGCCGCCTTCGCCTTGGCTTCGGCCTGCTTCTCCAGTTCGTCGGCCCGGTCGCTGGCCGCCAGGACGTACTCGTTCATGTCGAACGGGCTGGAGGGGGCGTCAGCGTTCTCGAACGGCTTCGTCTTCAGCCAGGCATCGGTGGCGATCGCCAGGTGCTCAGGAAACCGGTCTTGGTAGAACTTGGCCAGTTCGGCATCTCCGTTGGCCGTGGCGTTGACAAACTGGGTGGACAACGAGACGTCGACGGTGAATTGCTGGTTGGCCTCGTCGCTGTTGCGGATCGACTCGGTACGCGCTGCGCCTGCCTCGGCGAAGTTGATCGCCATCACGCCGCCCCACTTGGTGGCCTCGAATGCCGACCAGGCAGTCATCACGGCGGTGAGCGCGATCAGCAGCACAGCGAACAGCTCGAGACGGTCCTTGTGGTCTTGGAGCCGCTCTTCGTCGGTCGTGCTGTCGTTGCGGCTGGTCATGTCGGGGGTTGAAGCGTCGGGTGAGGACATGGGCAAGTCTTTCGGGGGTGGGTGGGAACAACACCGGCCGGAGGCAGAGCCTCCGGCCGGTGTCATCATTTCACGCGTCGCGCCGGTACTTGTCCGTGGTGCCCCACCCGGGCAGCGAGCCCGGTGTGTCCGCGCTCGAAGCCTTAGTCCTCGTCAGCGAATGCGGAGCGCAGGGCTTCTTCCTGGTCCTTGGAGAGGTTGGTCTTCACCAGCTGGGCGTTGGTGCCGTCGAAGGCGTCCGAGACGCGATCGATGACGGCGTCCTGCGTCATCAGGAACAGCGCCGAAGTACCGGGAACGACCTGGCTCTTCACGGAGTCGATGAAGTCGTCGTCGATGCCGACATCTGCCATCGAGCCGCCGAGGGCTCCGGCGGCGGCGCCGATCGCCATACCCAACAGTGGTACGAGGAACAGCAGGCCGAACAGCCAACCCCAGAACGCGCCACCGAGTGCACCTGCGGCTGCGAGGTTGTTCGCCTGACGGGTCTTCGGCTTCTTCTTACCTTCCTCCCAGGTGACGATGGCGGCGTCGAGGACCGTGATGAGGTGCTCCTTGCTCAGGGCAACCAACTTCTCTTCGGCCTGCTGTGCGCCGGCCGGGTCATCGAACTTCCAAACGGTCAGTGTCGACATGTGTGCTCCTCGTCCTTGGGAAGACCGAATGTATCGGACAACGATGCCAATCGGCGTCGTTGGGAGCACGCTTTCTGAGCCGTTTCTTGGGGACCGGGTGTCGAGCGTGCGATCGACATGCGATGTGTCGGTTCAGCCGTCCAGGTCGCTGGCGGCAAGCACTGCATCGGCGACGGATCCAGGCACCCGAACATCGGCCCGCAGTTCGCCCCCGGAACTCACGATTGCCTGCGTGAACGGCTTGGCCCAAGTGTGTTCGAAGGCCAGCAGGGCGGCCGACGTGTTGGGTGTCATGTCGTTGGCCAAGTCGGCGACGTCGTCGTCGGACACCAAAGCGCCGGCCCGTTTCAGCACATCGACCAGCGACTTGGCGCCTTCGTCGTCGCTGAGGCCCTCCAGGCCCTCATGGGTCACCGAACCGTCGGCATCCTTGCGAATGAAGACTCCATCGATGACGGTGACCGTTCCCGCGTCGACCAAGCGTCTCAGCTCGGGCAGGATCTCCCCGGTGAACTCATTACCCTCGAAGACGACGACGATGACCTCGATCGGTCCGAAACCCATGATGACCCCCCCAGGTCGTGCCTGCTCCGAAGTGTTCGGACAGGTTGTCGGTCTCAAGTTCGTAGTCCCGAGCCAACTGAACTCAAGTTATCGGGACACGAACGGTTGTGCCATGGGCAAGCGCTGATCCTGCACTGCTGAGCGCCAGGCGAGTGCGTGTGGTGGGTCGCCCGCTGCCGAGGTTCCCGGCGCCCGATTGGTGAGCGCGCGGCGCTTCGATACACTGGCTCGTCGGTTCGCCGGGACTCCCAGCGCGCCATGCCTCCTTAGCTCAGTCGGCAGAGCGTTTCCATGGTAAGGAAAAGGTCGTCAGTTCGATTCTGACAGGGGGCTCTCCCAACCGGTCCGTCACTCTCGGGCCCTACCTACGGCGACCGGGACGTTCCCGGGAGTCACACCGGCGACGTAGCTCAGGTGGTTAGAGCGCTCGGCTCATAATCGAGAGGTCGTCGGTTCGACCCCGACCGTCGCCACCACAAACCCAAGCAACACCAACCACTCTCACCCCACAGGAATTAGGAGAACAGCCCTCATGGCCAAGGAGAAGTTCGAGCGGAACAAGCCTCATATGAACGTGGGGACGATGGGTCATATTGACCATGGGAAGACGACGTTGACTGCGGCGATTTCGCGGACGTTGGCTGATCGGGTGCCGGGTAATGAGGCGACGGCGTACGACAATATTGATAAGGCTCCGGAGGAGCGTGAGCGTGGGATCACGATCAATGTGTCGCATGTGGAGTATGTGACTGAGAATCGTCATTATGCGCATGTGGATATGCCGGGGCACGCGGATTATATCAAGAACATGATTACGGGTGCGGCGCAGGTGGATGGCGCGATTTTGGTGGTGTCGGCTGCTGATGGGCCGATGCCGCAGACGCGTGAGCATGTGTTGTTGGCTCGGCAGGTGGGTGTGCCGTCGATTGTGGTTGCCTTGAACAAGGTGGACATGGTTGATGATGAGGAGCTTCTTGAGCTGGTGGAGCTTGAGGTGCGTGAGCTTCTGTCCGAGTTTGAGTTCCCTGGTGATGATATTCCTGTGGTGCCGGTGTCTGCGTTGAAGGCGTTGGAGGGTGATGAGGCTGCTCAGGATCAGGTGATGGAGTTGATGGCGCAGGTGGATGCCTATATTCCTCAGCCGGAGCGTGATTTGGATCGTCCGTTCTTGATGCCGATCGAGGATGTGTTCTCGATTACGGGTCGTGGGACGGTGGTGACCGGGAAGATTGAGCAGGGTGCTGTTCATACTGGTGATGCGGTGGAGATTGTTGGTTTGAAGCCGACGACGAAGACGACGTGTACTGGTGTGGAGATGTTCCGGAAGCTGCTGGATGAGGGGCAGGCTGGGGACAATATTGGTGCGTTGCTTCGTGGTGTGGAGAAGGATGATGTGCAGCGGGGTCAGGTGTTGGCTGCTCCGGGTTCGATTACGCCGCATACTGATTTTGAGGGTCAGGTGTATGTGTTGACCAAGGATGAGGGTGGTCGGCATAAGCCGTTTTTCTCGGCGTATTCGCCGCAGTTTTATTTCCGGACGACGGATGTGACTGGGACGGTGACGTTGCCTGCTGATAAGGAGATGGTGATGCCTGGGGATAACACGTCGATGTCGGTGGAGTTGATTGCGCCGATCGCGATGGAGGAGGGCTTGCGGTTCGCTATTCGTGAGGGTGGTCGTACGGTGGGTGCGGGCCGGGTCACCAAAGTCATCAAGTAGAGGAACGAGCCATGGCATCTGACAAGCGAATCAAGGCGACGATGGAATGCACCGAGTGCAAGCGTCGCAACTACACCACCGTCAAGTCGAAGGTGAACACCCGGGAGCGTTTGGAACTGTCCAAGTTCTGCCCGTGGGATCGCAAGCACACCGTGCATCGCGAGACCCGCTGACCAACCGGTCACCCCGATGACCACGTACGACGGCAAGGCCGGGCGCCAAGCGTCCGGCCTTGCCGCGTCCCGCCATCGGAGCGGGCGTAACCTTGAGGCCGTGGCGCAAGTCGAACCAGCATCGACCACACCGGCCCCCTCGCTTCCAGACGCACCCGCCCGGAGGCGGCGCCCCGTCCGGGTCCGGCGCTCGCCCGACGGTCAGGCCGACGACCACCAGGTCGCAGCGTGGGTGGAGGCAGCGCAGGGGGGCGACCGCGAGGCGTTCCAGGAGTTGGTGGCCGCCAGCTACCGGGATGTGTTCACGTTGGCCCTGCGGCTGTGCCGCTCCGAGGACGACGCGCTCGACGTCACCCAGGAGGCCTACCTGCGGGCCTACCGCAGCCTGGACAAGTTCCGGGGGGATTCCAAGTTTTCCACGTGGATGTACCGCATCACGGCCAACTGCGCGTCGAGCTACCTGAAGAAGCGGTCGCGACATCGCCACGAGGAGTTGGACGAACACCGCGAGCCGGCCGACGCCGAGCCAAGCCGGGACCCGGTCGGCCGGGCCGAGAGCACCGAGCTTCGCGCTCGCCTCGACGAAGCATTGGGCACGCTGGCGCCCAAGCTGCGAGCGGTCGTGGTGCTTCGGGACATCTACGATCTGCCCCACGACGACATCGCCTCAGAGCTGGGCATTTCGGTGTCGGCCTCCAAGGTGCGCCTGCACCGGGCGCGACATCAACTGCGCGACGAGCTGCTGCCGGACATAGCGGTGGGCAGCCGTGATCTGTGAACGGATAGCCGACTCGTTGCCCGAAGCGGTCGATGGCACCGATGGGCTCGGTCCAGCCGAGCGTGCCCACGTCGAGACCTGCCTGCGCTGTCAGGCCGAGCTGGTGCAGTACCGCAAGCTGCTGCGGGCCATGCACACGCTGCGTACCGACGTGGTCGAGCCGGCGCCGGGTGTGCTCGCCGAGCTGCTGGCGTCGGTCGGCGAGGTGGGCGAACATCAGGCGATCCGCTCGCTGATCAACCGGCGCCGCGCCGCCTACGCCGGCGGCATCGCTGCTGCCACCGCAGCGGGCGTGACCGGAGCGGTCGTCATCGCCGTCCGCTCCCGTCGCTCTGGGCAGACCGCCGCATCGGCCTGAAGGCCGTCAGGCTGCCCCGGCGGAAACCCAGCTTCCGAACGCCGGCTTCCTCCGGTAGGCTGTCGCTTCACCGAAACCCTCGGGTATCGGGCGAAGGGCAGTAGCTCAATTGGCAGAGCACCGGTCTCCAAAACCGGCGGTTGGGGGTTCGACTCCCTCCTGCCCTGCAAGTCAAGTTCCTTTCGGGGGGATCTCGACCTGATCGTCGTCGAGTTGCACGAGTCTGGCGCGCTAACTGATCGCTGGTTCCAGCACCGCTAAGGCTCGGTTGAGCTGAGGTCCGTACAGCCCGGCGAGGAACTACGCATCCGACTTGGTGGCCGTCCGGCGCCATCAGCCACAAGGTAGAGCGGCATCCCACATGACCAGAGACCGCCAATAGCGCTCCGACACGTGCAACTCGCTGCCGTCAACTACGGCACATCCGATCGGCTGCACCCAGCGACGATGGAACCATTGCATGAACGCGAGCATCTGCCGAGGGGCGAGTCCCACCCGTGGTGTTAGCTCGGGGTCTGAGTCGTTGAGCCCGTCTCTGCCCAGGCTGTTGGATCGTTGTGGTCAGCTGGGTATGGCGATTCGTTCATCGTCGAACACTGCGACGAGTTCGAGGTGGCCTCCCATGCTTTCGACGACTGATCGCCAGGTGGACAGCAGGTTGTCGTCGGCGGTCTCCATGGCTGAGATCGACGCCTGTGCTCGTTGCAATCGTTCTGCCAGTTCCACTTGGGTGAGTGAGCGGTGGCGGCGAAGTTCGGACAGGTTGAACGCGACGGCATCGGCGCGAGCTTCTTCTTTGATGGCGTCGATGCGGGCTCGACGGTTCTCGTCGATCTCGCCGACGATGTCGGTGAATTTGCGGTGTCCCATGGCTTATCGTCCTTGTTCATCGCTGTCGAGGAGACCGAGGGCCTCAAGTTCGTCCAGGTAGTCCTTGTAGAGCTGTTCTGCTTCGGGGATTGCGGTTCGGTACCACGTGGCCCATTGACCGGTCTTGTCTCCGCCGACGAGGAGGATGGCTTGTCGACGTGGGTCGAAGATGAACAGGACCCGACAGTTTTTGGCGGCGCCTCGGGGCCGGAGTTCTTTGAGGTTGTGGTAGTTCGATCCTTTGATCCGGTCGGCGTGCGGCCGGTCGAGTTGGGTCCGTGCTCTGCTAGCAGCTCGACGATGGCGATCACGGCGTCTTGTTGGGGCTCAGCCAGGGTGGGTGTACCAGTTGGAGAACTCGTCGGTGCCGTTGATCTCCCAAGTCACGCGACCGGTATAGGGTCGACTCGATATAGATTCCAACCTATGGCTATGGCACGGTCGAAGGTGCGGCACGGGGCCGATCCTTGTTGGGGCGACCGGGTGCCGCCACAAGGTCGTCGATTTGCCCGCTCGATGTCGCTGTTCGTAACGGGTCCGGTCGAGACCTATCCGCTGGCCTCGACGTCCTCGTTGTAGGACTCCAGGGCTGCGGTGATGGTGGCGTCGGCCTCCTTGACGGCCT
Coding sequences within it:
- a CDS encoding N-acetyltransferase — protein: MRLRSATTADAEAILEIYNLEVLTSTVTFDLIPRTVDGQAAWLAERRGAYSAVIAEVDNEDGTPVVVGFGSLSRYRERAGYATTCEDSVYVHRDHQGEGIGSTLLTELVALATDHGFHTVMAKIVGGHQASIALHERAGFSIVGREQEVGRKFGRWLDVVLMQRMLAPKS
- a CDS encoding DUF1269 domain-containing protein, translating into MSTLTVWKFDDPAGAQQAEEKLVALSKEHLITVLDAAIVTWEEGKKKPKTRQANNLAAAGALGGAFWGWLFGLLFLVPLLGMAIGAAAGALGGSMADVGIDDDFIDSVKSQVVPGTSALFLMTQDAVIDRVSDAFDGTNAQLVKTNLSKDQEEALRSAFADED
- the tuf gene encoding elongation factor Tu; this encodes MAKEKFERNKPHMNVGTMGHIDHGKTTLTAAISRTLADRVPGNEATAYDNIDKAPEERERGITINVSHVEYVTENRHYAHVDMPGHADYIKNMITGAAQVDGAILVVSAADGPMPQTREHVLLARQVGVPSIVVALNKVDMVDDEELLELVELEVRELLSEFEFPGDDIPVVPVSALKALEGDEAAQDQVMELMAQVDAYIPQPERDLDRPFLMPIEDVFSITGRGTVVTGKIEQGAVHTGDAVEIVGLKPTTKTTCTGVEMFRKLLDEGQAGDNIGALLRGVEKDDVQRGQVLAAPGSITPHTDFEGQVYVLTKDEGGRHKPFFSAYSPQFYFRTTDVTGTVTLPADKEMVMPGDNTSMSVELIAPIAMEEGLRFAIREGGRTVGAGRVTKVIK
- the rpmG gene encoding 50S ribosomal protein L33, whose amino-acid sequence is MASDKRIKATMECTECKRRNYTTVKSKVNTRERLELSKFCPWDRKHTVHRETR
- a CDS encoding RNA polymerase sigma factor: MAQVEPASTTPAPSLPDAPARRRRPVRVRRSPDGQADDHQVAAWVEAAQGGDREAFQELVAASYRDVFTLALRLCRSEDDALDVTQEAYLRAYRSLDKFRGDSKFSTWMYRITANCASSYLKKRSRHRHEELDEHREPADAEPSRDPVGRAESTELRARLDEALGTLAPKLRAVVVLRDIYDLPHDDIASELGISVSASKVRLHRARHQLRDELLPDIAVGSRDL
- a CDS encoding XRE family transcriptional regulator, with the protein product MGHRKFTDIVGEIDENRRARIDAIKEEARADAVAFNLSELRRHRSLTQVELAERLQRAQASISAMETADDNLLSTWRSVVESMGGHLELVAVFDDERIAIPS
- a CDS encoding type II toxin-antitoxin system RelE/ParE family toxin, with amino-acid sequence MKGSNYHNLKELRPRGAAKNCRVLFIFDPRRQAILLVGGDKTGQWATWYRTAIPEAEQLYKDYLDELEALGLLDSDEQGR